From Polaribacter butkevichii, a single genomic window includes:
- the hppD gene encoding 4-hydroxyphenylpyruvate dioxygenase, whose translation MSKKEIKSVNYGLEKIFEGAQDFLPLLGTDYVEFYVGNAKQAAHFYKTAFGFQSHAYRGLETGSKDSVSYVLTQDKIKLMLTTPLNSKSPINDHIVKHGDGVKIVALWVEDARKAYEETTKRGAKSYMEPTVEKDEHGEVVRAGIYTYGETVHLFVERKNYKGAFLPGFKKWESDYNPPTAGLKYIDHMVGNVGWNQMNTWVKFYEDVMGFVNFLSFDDKQIHTEYSALMSKVMSNGNGRIKFPINEPAEGKKRSQIEEYLDFYEGSGVQHIAVATDDIIKTVSQLKSKGVEFLSTPPEAYYKAVPGRLEEHSHELKEDIEKLKGLGIMIDADEEGYLLQIFTKPVEDRPTLFFEIIQRMGARGFGAGNFKALFESIEREQAKRGTL comes from the coding sequence ATGAGTAAAAAAGAAATAAAATCAGTAAACTACGGTTTAGAAAAAATATTTGAAGGAGCACAAGATTTCCTTCCACTTTTAGGAACAGATTATGTAGAGTTTTACGTTGGTAACGCAAAACAAGCAGCACATTTTTATAAAACAGCTTTTGGTTTTCAGTCACACGCGTATCGCGGATTAGAAACGGGTTCTAAAGATTCTGTAAGTTATGTGTTAACACAAGACAAAATAAAGTTGATGCTAACAACTCCCCTTAATAGCAAATCGCCAATTAATGACCATATTGTAAAACATGGCGATGGTGTAAAAATAGTAGCACTTTGGGTAGAAGATGCAAGAAAAGCATACGAAGAAACCACAAAACGTGGCGCAAAATCTTACATGGAACCAACAGTAGAAAAAGATGAGCACGGAGAAGTAGTGAGAGCAGGAATATATACCTACGGAGAAACCGTACACCTATTTGTAGAACGTAAAAACTATAAAGGTGCATTTTTACCAGGTTTTAAAAAATGGGAATCCGATTACAATCCGCCAACTGCGGGTTTAAAATACATAGATCACATGGTGGGTAATGTGGGGTGGAACCAAATGAATACGTGGGTGAAATTTTATGAAGATGTTATGGGGTTTGTCAATTTTTTATCTTTTGATGATAAGCAAATTCATACCGAATACTCCGCTTTAATGAGTAAGGTGATGTCTAACGGAAACGGAAGAATTAAGTTTCCGATAAATGAACCAGCAGAAGGGAAAAAAAGATCTCAAATAGAAGAATATTTAGATTTTTATGAAGGTTCTGGTGTGCAACATATTGCTGTTGCAACAGACGATATTATTAAAACAGTATCTCAATTAAAATCTAAAGGAGTCGAGTTTTTATCAACACCGCCAGAAGCCTATTACAAAGCAGTTCCGGGTAGGTTAGAAGAACATAGCCACGAATTAAAAGAAGATATCGAAAAACTAAAAGGGTTGGGTATTATGATTGATGCCGATGAAGAAGGGTATTTATTGCAAATTTTTACCAAACCAGTAGAAGATAGGCCAACGTTGTTTTTCGAGATTATTCAGAGAATGGGAGCAAGAGGTTTTGGTGCAGGAAATTTTAAAGCCTTGTTTGAGTCTATAGAAAGAGAACAAGCAAAAAGGGGAACCTTATAA